Proteins from a genomic interval of Plasmodium reichenowi strain SY57 chromosome 13, whole genome shotgun sequence:
- a CDS encoding P-loop containing nucleoside triphosphate hydrolase, putative — protein MKKTSKNKKRKASDKSSSRKNSSQDTFDTNSSINEKAQDGFNDVPSNLEKAEESTNNSYKINNNINNCDDDDIKFLIEHVDFQQFCNIKKKGSAHYKNKKNDENINNNNNNNNNNCVNNNINDDMEYNNNPLNIIGKTYDYLRRKNFKSVHLKKLENYQYFEKILWPYYNMYDNFYELNNNSIFFHPNDELNNKKNVHLKHLLSIVIFLCYKYEEKGKHEIWEQLIYNKIDEFEKLVYNEKNGLNRNSTTFDIDEKYNLYKEFLIEKFNNLFFNTLKLINYNFVISEFLSSDLKGNNDEILLDNLKRYRKNLYKLNFLEKCYILQFFINIYSSIDKKFLFKLCVDLCNPFIWIYINDTYLNTFLFKTNEDAKVLYNNILNVMKRKYDNYENYDILSIYTSNCVVDTQEKEHNIPNDDKKKRKRSSTKINNDIQNEENKICYDENVILFINKNAFFYNLINYFLLVLDYVERNNFDELHDTDILSDTSDGENIFDKMNILENDDDDDIYTFDDNKKIGTQLLEKLKIINENITEEENTISYLEDMDILLKCDSKFYDERYNKNINMLINIDLQNKEENFENDYKYVSSEDDIYQYNEYKYNNNNNEDYKKEEILSLFSKYEKKVKDMNNKEYMYRKNKIQKKDTCTQNNNKYILLFLEKCIEFFIDLLSQLYSRRILYIFLKYFNVFIYCKISKLNKDKRQFKELVKLFRYYMEMYIDNFSGNPLTYLEINNEHYKNFESFQIFCYKYYKDHNILKNYYLKSVYVMDKKKEMWENLTKLDHNVLSFLCQNLKYVINIDTFIDNDESMSEPKKKLSLTSDTDVNMDKNMDKNMNDNMNDNINDNINDNINDNIKDNIKDNINDYNNNNSSCSSKGKKGRKGKNNKNEEKIETKRENNEEKNREQFKCYNQNKFNYLFNHLNIFHEKKKIFYIILLIENLSFKKNIFEEIEKKCDYPNEMDLFDNILIDSNEDVKTNNEKKKKKKYILYTKPLLKLNLQYLCINDYIFRIYNLFKLQSYYDIKKNILEYVYETNPKNKKVNESSILKYVYEIDDDKIDYHNMNEKEYKKNYYNNEETNNYQSSNIIDNVNNMTRKRKSNNEIEENDIILYNNNHINKNTYNEYQLKSIIIDINKIENTYFANERRMSNKIDSFKIINVDDDNKKVSAEIIIDLRYKQYERIKNEWNMIRPSDILFLVSVKNYTNLYKNKLNVINDNDMKKLLGINHVRGCEVIKYSNIGNDDEDINNEKCTLKKITVYLDYIQYQKDILNNPDIYESFNLLIRRKQKENNFYYILNNIKTLILNPDDAIIPHWVHDIFLGYCDNSIKYYDETLHNAYHPDKDEQNVEDESDSDNNNDEYQTDSNDNNNDYNNNDYNNNDYNNNDDNNNDDNNNDDEDETHSDNNTDNAALNDHNNSNASDVSSNGDETQSSKSLIKNKISYNKSLFKFMKTNVDDINYLNTFLNIGHILKTTNVGYMCVDLSYMNILNDNNFNVHDFLNEYIEPLYLSYVPIKYEHEKDCMKKNVLEKNIIESLFYHICVINKYKIDDTSFVSKFVANIDIVYECNNFFVFQFEFKEKKYFLIFNNFLSKKQNQKNVVQQVEQNQNEDVSTKKKKVKNNDNNDNDKDGNSEANLDNNLQTNNNKCVTIKDHNKIKNIYHKVIEDSLKYLRIKDGIYRLQNKIYEDPNYPLEGLLIHTEKKNSTNIKYINNEKKKEIIKKNIYYTERQIECIKSGIYKGITIIEGVPGSGKTSILNKIINILFNNKKNEKILICTHSNSCLNYIFNLLVKENVIHQKYLCRVGMGEVDSENFINEYDIMNDKLNEKYNKKDEYMNTYQLNNMYNNYDDENFNFSKYGRINYMLDLRQKLLNDLNLLSESYNNQKIYNCLTANQYYERYVKKRIYLYFQFVYLFKNKFNNEENKVDEFFNLYFSSSTEDYDIYNLFLCPKIYVQDHEDNINGLLWENDNIEENSNCKKIKCMDLLKDDEPYFYLIHPKNQLKLLNLSIYNILFPFKKYLNLKLQGISLQTYLENKSKLYEAEKGEYNLQVLDKIVETNFISDEKHITNGVINMDYDDKNNNNNNNNNNNNNHNVDSLSDNYGHNIQNSAHIAKINDLDNNDKNNNILKKNKNTNPYINDDLDENHFNIQFQQGEDDLYVSKYYLSKLVKNFEHLKDCRAFEVLRNQRERCTYIIAKLARVIAMTCTHASINRSKIAKLQFYFDNIIIDECTQITENDTFLPLLLQENRYYKSKLKRIIFVGDSNQLPPIIKNKYIKDFANYEQSLYKRFLRLDLPSIYLNEQGRMRSEICNIYKYFYSKYNIEISNLECIYKDNFVRSFNPGFTYTYQFIHVPSEEYSPIPYFYQNLLEAEMTVAIYMYMRLIGYPNDVITILTTYNGQKELILDILKKNCMYNKLIGMPKKVTTVDKYQGKQNDYIILSLVRSRSIGYMKNIKRLIVAFSRARFGLYVLGNYNLYKKAYEFKKPLYFFKKNKLQLSLHINEHYLNTTYRHIENTSNNSSVIINDLNHFYTIIYSLLNYQLEQPKK, from the coding sequence atgaaaaaaacatctaaaaataaaaaaagaaaagcAAGTGATAAATCTTCTTCCAGAAAAAATAGTTCACAAGATACGTTTGACACAAATAGTTCTATTAACGAGAAAGCACAAGATGGTTTTAACGATGTACCAAGTAATTTAGAAAAAGCGGAAGAAAGTACAAAcaattcatataaaataaataataatataaataattgtgatgatgatgatatCAAATTTTTGATTGAACATGTAGATTTTCAACAGttttgtaatataaaaaagaaggGAAGTGCCcattataagaataaaaaaaatgatgaaaatataaataataataataataataataataataattgtgtcaataataatattaatgatgatatggaatataataacaatcCTTTAAACATCATCGGAAAAAcatatgattatttaagaagaaaaaattttaaatcagtacatttaaagaaattagaaaattatcaatattttgaaaaaatattatggCCCTATTACAATATGTATGATAATTTCTATGAACTAAATAATAACAgcatattttttcatccgaatgatgaattaaataataaaaagaatgtACATTTAAAACATTTGTTATCTATCGTAATATTTCtttgttataaatatgaagaaaaggGGAAACATGAAATCTGGGAacaattaatatataacaaaattgACGAATTTGAAAAACTAgtatataatgaaaagaatGGTTTAAATAGAAATTCGACTACTTTTGATATTGATgagaaatataatttatataaagaatttcttatagaaaaatttaataatttattttttaatacactcaagttaataaattataattttgttatCAGTGAATTTTTATCATCGGATTTGAAAGGTAACAATGATGAAATATTGTTggataatttaaaaagatataggaaaaatttatataaattaaattttttagaaaaatgttatatattacaattttttataaatatttattctaGTATAGATAAGAAATTTCTGTTTAAATTGTGTGTAGATTTATGTAATCCATTtatatggatatatataaatgatacatatttaaatacCTTTCTATTTAAAACAAATGAAGATGCAAAGgtgttatataataatatattaaatgttatgaaaagaaaatatgacaattatgaaaattatgatatattatcaatatatacaaGTAACTGTGTTGTAGATACACAAGAGAAGGAACATAATATACCAAATGATGATAAgaagaaaaggaaaagatcatctacaaaaataaataatgatatacaaaatgaagaaaataaaatttgttatgatgaaaatgttatattatttataaataaaaatgcATTTTTCTACAATCTTATAAATTACTTTTTATTAGTTTTAGATTATGTAGAAAGGAATAATTTTGATGAATTACATGATACAGATATTTTGTCGGATACATCTGATGGTGAGAATATATTTGACAAAATGAACATTTTagaaaatgatgatgatgatgatatatatacttttgatgataataaaaaaattggTACACAACTtttagaaaaattaaaaataataaatgaaaatatcacagaagaagaaaatacaatttcatatttagaagatatggatatattattgaaaTGTGATAGCAAATTTTATGATGAAAGgtataataagaatataaatatgttaattAATATTGATTTACAGAATAAAGAAGAGAACTTTgaaaatgattataaatatgtttcTAGTGAAGATgatatatatcaatataatgaatataaatataataataataataatgaagattataagaaagaagaaatattaagtttattttcaaaatatgaaaaaaaagttaaagatatgaataataaagaatatatgtatagaaaaaataaaattcaaaaaaaagatacatgtacacaaaataataataaatatattttattatttcttgAGAAGTGTATTGAGTTTTTTATCGATTTATTAAGTCAACTTTATTCTAGAcgaatattatatatctttttaaaatattttaatgtatttatttattgtaaAATATCGAAATTGAATAAAGATAAGAGGCAATTCAAAGAATTAGTAAAATTGTTTAGATATTATATGGAAATGTATATAGATAATTTTTCAGGGAACCCATTAACATATTTGGAAATTAATAACGAACATTATAAAAACTTTGAGTCCtttcaaatattttgttataaatattataaggatcataatattttaaaaaattattatttaaaatcTGTTTATGTGAtggataaaaaaaaagaaatgtgGGAAAATCTAACCAAATTGGATCACAATGTGTTATCCTTTTTGTGTCagaatttaaaatatgtaatcAATATAGATACATTTATTGACAATGATGAAAGTATGAGTGAACCGAAAAAAAAGCTGAGTCTTACAAGTGATACAGATGTAAATATggataaaaatatggataaaaatatgaatgataatatgaatgataatataaatgataatataaatgataatataaatgataatataaaggaCAATATAAAGgacaatataaatgattataataataataatagtagttGTAGTAGTAAGGGGAAAAAAGGAAGAAAGGGGAAGaataacaaaaatgaagaaaaaatagaaaCAAAAAGAGAAAATAATGAGGAGAAAAATAGAGAACAATTTAAGTGCTACaatcaaaataaatttaattatttatttaatcatttaaatatatttcatgaaaagaaaaaaatattttatattatattattaattgAAAATTTaagttttaaaaaaaacatttttgaagaaattgaaaaaaaatgtgaTTATCCAAATGAAATGGATTTatttgataatatattaatagaTTCTAATGAAGACGTAAAAActaataatgaaaaaaagaaaaaaaagaaatatatactttatACAAAAccattattaaaattaaatttacaatatttatgtataaatgattatatttttagaatatataatttattcaAATTACAAAgttattatgatataaagaaaaatattttagaATATGTATATGAAACTAAtccaaaaaataaaaaggtaAATGAAAGTagtatattaaaatatgtgtatgaaatagatgatgataaaatagattatcataatatgaatgaaaaagaatataaaaaaaattattataataatgaagaaacaaataattatcaatcatctaatattatagataatgtaaataatatgacgagaaaaagaaaatcgaataatgaaatagaagaaaatgatattattctttataataataatcatataaataaaaatacatataacGAATATCAATTAAAATCTATTATAAttgatattaataaaatagaaaatacCTATTTTGCTAATGAAAGGAGAATGAGTAATAAAATTGATTCGttcaaaattattaatgttgatgatgataataaaaaagtgAGCGCAGAAATAATTATTGATTTACGatataaacaatatgaaAGAATCAAAAATGAATGGAATATGATTAGACCTTctgatatattatttcttgtatctgtgaaaaattatactaatctatataaaaataaattaaatgttattaatgataatgatatgaaaaaattattagGTATTAATCATGTTAGAGGTTGTGAagttataaaatattctaatataggtaatgatgatgaagatatcaataatgaaaaatgtaccttaaaaaaaattacagTATATTTAgattatatacaatatcAAAAAGATATTCTAAATAATCCTGACATATACGAATCCTTTAATCTTCTAATAAgaagaaaacaaaaagaaaataatttttattacattcTAAATAATATCAAGACATTAATTCTTAATCCTGATGATGCAATTATACCTCATTGGGTCCATGACATATTTTTGGGTTACTGTGATAATTCGATAAAATATTACGACGAAACATTGCACAATGCTTATCATCCTGATAAGGATGAGCAAAATGTAGAAGATGAAAGTGATAGTGATAATAACAATGATGAGTACCAAACGGACAGCAacgataataataatgattataataataatgattataataataatgattataataataatgatgataataataatgatgataataataatgatgatgaagacGAAACCCATagtgataataatacaGATAATGCTGCTCTTAatgatcataataattcaaaCGCAAGTGATGTTTCATCAAACGGTGATGAGACACAATCATCCAAATCATTaatcaaaaataaaatctCCTACAATAAATCTCTTTTCAAATTTATGAAAACAAATGTAGATGATATTAATTACTTGAATACCTTTTTGAATATAGGACATATACTTAAAACGACGAATGTTGGATATATGTGTGTGGATTTGTCTTATATGaacatattaaatgataataattttaatgtgcatgattttttaaatgaatatattgAACCACTGTATTTAAGTTATGTAccaataaaatatgaacatgAAAAGGATTgcatgaaaaaaaatgtcttagaaaagaatattatagaaagtttattttatcatatttgtgtaatcaataaatataaaattgatGACACCAGTTTTGTGTCAAAGTTTGTAGCAAATATTGATATTGTATATGAgtgtaataatttttttgtattcCAATTTGAATTTaaggaaaagaaatattttttaattttcaATAACTTTTTAAGTAAGAAGCAAAATCAGAAAAATGTTGTGCAGCAAGTTGAACAGAATCAGAACGAAGATGTTTCCAcaaagaagaaaaaagtaaaaaataatgataataatgataatgataaggATGGTAATAGTGAAGCAAATCTTGATAACAACCTACAAACAAATAACAACAAATGTGTTACCATTAAGgatcataataaaataaaaaatatttatcataaaGTTATAGAAGATTCCCTAAAATATCTAAGAATTAAAGATGGTATATATCgattacaaaataaaatatatgaagaTCCAAATTATCCTCTAGAAGgattattaatacatacagaaaaaaagaatagcacaaatataaaatatataaataatgagaaaaaaaaagaaattattaaaaaaaatatatattatactgAAAGACAAATAGAATGTATAAAGAGtggtatatataaaggTATAACCATTATTGAAGGGGTTCCAGGTAGTGGAAAGACTAGTAtcttaaataaaattattaatatattgtttaataataaaaaaaacgaAAAAATACTTATATGCACCCATAGTAATAGTTGcttaaattatatttttaatttattagtaaaagaaaatgtaattcatcaaaaatatttatgtagGGTTGGTATGGGTGAAGTAGATTCtgaaaattttataaatgaatatgaCATTATGAATGATAAgttaaatgaaaaatataataagaaagaTGAATATATGAATACCTATCAacttaataatatgtataataattatgatgatgaaaattttaatttttccaAATATGGAagaataaattatatgttaGATTTAAgacaaaaattattaaatgatcttaatttattatcagAATCTTATAATAaccaaaaaatatacaattGTTTAACTGCTAATCAATATTATGAAAgatatgttaaaaaaagaatttacttatattttcaatttgtatatctttttaaaaataaatttaataatgaaGAGAACAAGGTGGATGAAttctttaatttatatttctcaTCGTCTACTGAAgattatgatatatataacttatttttatgtcCTAAGATATATGTTCAGGACCatgaagataatataaatggaTTATTATGggaaaatgataatatagAAGAAAACAGTAATTGtaagaaaattaaatgtatggatttattaaaagatgatgagccatatttttatttgatacACCCAAAAAATcaattaaaattattaaatctaagtatatataatatattatttccttttaaaaaatatctaaatttaaaattacAAGGCATATCTCTTCAAACGTATCTAGAAAATAAAAGCAAATTATATGAAGCTGAGAAGGGAGAATATAATTTACAGGTACTTGATAAAATTGTGGAAACTAATTTTATATCAGATGAAAAGCATATTACTAATGGTGTAATCAATATGgattatgatgataaaaacaataataataataataataataataataataacaatcACAATGTTGATTCTTTAAGTGACAATTATGGTCATAACATTCAAAATAGTGCTCATATAGCTAAGATAAATGATttagataataatgataaaaataataatatattgaaaaaaaataaaaatacaaatcCTTATATAAATGACGATTTAGACGAAAATCATTTCAATATACAATTTCAACAGGGAGAAGATGATTTATATGTAagtaaatattatttatccAAATTAGTTAAAAATTTCGAACATTTAAAAGATTGTAGAGCATTTGAAGTTTTAAGAAATCAAAGAGAAAGATGTACTTATATTATTGCTAAGCTAGCTAGAGTAATTGCAATGACATGTACACATGCAAGTATTAATAGAAGTAAAATAGCGAAACTACAATTCtattttgataatattataatagaTGAATGTACACAAATAACAGAAAATGATACGTTTTTACCTTTATTACTTCAAGAAAAtagatattataaaagtaaattaaaaagaattatatttgttGGAGATTCAAATCAGTTACCTCctataataaaaaataaatacatcAAGGATTTTGCTAATTATGAACAATCTTTATATAAGAGATTTTTAAGATTAGATTTACcatctatatatttaaatgaacAAGGTCGTATGAGAAGTGAAATATGTAATatctataaatatttctatagtaaatataatattgaaaTATCTAATTTAgaatgtatatataaagacAATTTTGTAAGATCATTCAATCCGGGttttacatatacatatcaGTTTATACATGTACCATCTGAAGAATATTCTCCTATACCctatttttatcaaaattTATTAGAAGCTGAAATGACGGTTgcaatatatatgtatatgaGATTAATAGGATATCCAAATGATGTAATAACAATTTTAACAACATATAATGGTcaaaaagaattaatattagatatattaaagaaaaattgtatgtataataaGTTAATAGGTATGCCTAAAAAAGTAACAACTGTTGATAAATATCAAGGAAAAcaaaatgattatattatattatcattagTACGATCAAGAAGTATAGgatatatgaaaaatattaaaagattAATTGTAGCTTTTTCTCGAGCAAGATTTGGTTTATATGTTCTTGGTAATTACAATTTGTATAAGAAGGCCTATGAATTTAAAAAGCctctatatttttttaaaaaaaataaattacaattatctttacatataaatgaacATTATTTAAACACAACATATAGACATATTGAAAATACTTCGAATAATTCATCTGTAATTATAAATGATCTGAACCATTTTTAcacaattatatattccttattaaattatcaaTTGGAACAGCCGAAAAAATGA
- a CDS encoding vacuolar fusion protein MON1, putative, whose amino-acid sequence MEITCDNQNSNKNEKEKNIISSTYSNDKDKLIDSVFEERDIIQHNTNDDNSLMNDDIKFYDVNGIDDMKEDNENIFLFNEEEYCEQLLMRSDQNVSQYEEVYNSYTDDDLEKFFEDKENNDNCKNKNSVENEIHTLRTDNHNDDIVINKDDIKSSFENKTLIYKDIQSSYIDEKNNINGTFEITNSIKENNENENENKNENENKNKNENENKNENENKNENENENKNENENKNDDGTIYSKNEKKSFEENSSDIIEQFTLNEDCRDTKELSNEQHTILSLNSIETNNFIDNKPPFGDDQKEDSENIFFSEGEHENVTKGEEEKQGIENEEDKKKDIKKERNDNEIYELYEENEENEENKENEENKENKENKENGNHKNNNINEIINISQGEHNKEYMNHMNTKQKYIVDNKNEVDCELSDKHIEKSNLIKSDLNNVEEHNNSQYINEKVKNNESNINNDIHIKDDIKNIEFDYDEDDEDLKSEKFNKKLDILNYFENNENQDNINNSKFLLKKKKVNEDQTNTLWYKHKRHFFIFTFSGKPVFTRYGNEENLTSFFGTLLAILSKVETFNFNDINSDNNKSNKKTNGLSPKKNTLKYIISNNTKVVFLDKEVLYLVCISKVNESINYIMNILNYIYSQIISLLTKSIDKSFQIKPSFDIRYLLDGADLLMCNLISSCSKNLYSLLDGFEPLPLKPDYRNKVHNLISSFKINNVLLSFLIIDDKIIGLSLSKYTLNSMDIIILINMITSMKSFKNAESWTPICLPIYNPNLFLYAYINYIKKKICCVYICSHASSRDFFHLSRHTSMIESTLISTGCYDEIVKASNNAPFALPQIPGIDIIHLCYYIPNLKQYYSSKISNDKIKRIFRVYQKCDDIMKDCKLPTQIYIESEYEKFYCIKTNLYHLYLSVPFYVIINDENINEILKVIATYHKEIFINNIKQITS is encoded by the exons atggaaaTTACATGTGATAATCAaaatagtaataaaaatgagaaagagaaaaatataatttccTCTACTTATTCAAATGATAAGGATAAATTAATAGATAGTGTATTTGAAGAAAGGGATATAATACAACATAATacaaatgatgataattcCTTAATGAATGATGACATAAAGTTTTACGATGTTAATGGTATAGATGATATGAAAGAAGACAATGAAAATATCTTCCTTTTTAATGAAGAAGAATATTGTGAACAACTTTTAATGAGAAGTGATCAAAATGTTTCACAATATGAAGAAgtatataattcatatacAGATGATGATTTGGAGAAATTTTTTgaagataaagaaaataatgataattgtaaaaataaaaattcaGTGGAAAATGAAATACATACCTTACGAACAGATAACcataatgatgatatagtaataaataaagatgatattaaatcatcatttgaaaataagacattaatttataaagaTATTCAATCATCTTATattgatgaaaaaaataatattaatggTACATTTGAAATAACCAATAgtattaaagaaaataatgaaaatgaaaatgaaaataaaaatgaaaatgaaaataaaaataaaaatgaaaatgaaaataaaaatgaaaatgaaaataaaaatgaaaatgaaaatgaaaataaaaatgaaaatgaaaataaaaatgatgatggcactatatatagtaaaaatgaaaaaaaatcttTTGAAGAAAATTCATCTGATATAATTGAACAGTTCACTCTAAATGAAGATTGTAGAGATACCAAAGAATTAAGTAATGAACAACACACCATACTATCCTTAAATAGTATTGAAACGAATAATTTTATAGATAATAAACCACCTTTTGGTGATGATCAGAAAGAGGATAGcgaaaatatatttttcagTGAAGGAGAACATGAAAATGTAACAAAAGGagaagaagaaaaacaaGGAATtgaaaatgaagaagataaaaaaaaagacataaaaaaagaaagaaatgataatgaaatatatgaactatatgaagaaaatgaagaaaatgaagaaaataaagaaaatgaagaaaataaagaaaataaagaaaataaagaaaatggaaaccataaaaataataacataaatgaaataataaatatatcacaAGGAGAACATAATAAGGAATATATGAATCATATGAATACAAAGCAAAAGTATATTgttgataataaaaatgaagtGGACTGTGAATTAAGTGATAAACATATAGAAAAGAgtaatttaataaaatcagatttaaataatgttgaggaacataataattcccaatatattaatgaaaaagtaaaaaacAATGAATccaatattaataatgatatacatataaaagatgatataaaaaatatcgAATTTGATtatgatgaagatgatgaagatTTGAAAAGtgaaaaatttaataagaaattagatattttaaattattttgaaaataatgaaaatcaagataatataaataattccaaatttttattaaaaaaaaaaaaagttaatGAAGATCAAACAAATACATTATGGtataaacataaaagacacttttttattttcacATTTTCTGGAAAACCTGTATTTACAAGATATGGtaatgaagaaaatttaACAAGCTTTTTTGGAACCTTATTAGCTATTTTATCGAAAGTTGAaacatttaattttaatgatataaattctgataataataaatctaataaaaaaacaaatggATTATctccaaaaaaaaatacactaaaatatattattagtaATAATACGAAAGTCGTCTTTTTAGATAAAGAAGTTTTATATCTTGTTTGTATTTCTAAAGTAAATGAAAGcattaattatataatgaatatcttgaattatatatattcacaAATTATTTCCTTATTGACAAAAAGCATTGATAAATCATTTCAAATTAAACCTTCATTTGATATAAGATATTTATTAGATGGAGCAGATTTATTAATGTGTAATTTAATATCTTCATGttcaaaaaatttatattccTTATTAGATGGATTTGAACCTCTACCTTTAAAACCAGATTATCGTAATAAAGTACATAATCTTATATCCTCTTTTAAAATCAATAATGTCTTACTctcatttttaattatagatgataaaattataggtttatcattatcaaaatatacattaaattctatggatataataatacttaTTAATATGATCACATCTATGaaatcatttaaaaatgCGGAATCATGGACCCCTATATGTCTACCGATTTACAATCCAAA cTTGTTCTTGTATGCTtacataaattatattaagaAGAAGATATGTTGCGTTTATATTTGCTCACATGCTTCTTCTCGGGATTTTTTCCACCTTTCAAGGCATACATCCATGATTGAATCG ACACTAATAAGCACTGGCTGCTATGATGAAATAGTAAAGGCGTCAAACAATGCACCTTTTGCCTTACCACAAATTCCGGGAATAGATATTATACACTTATGTTATTACATTCCAAACTtaaaacaatattataGTTCTAAAATTagtaatgataaaataaagcGAATATTCAGGGTATACCAAAAATGTGATGATATAATGAAGGATTGTAAATTACCTACACAGATTTATATAGAAAGTGAATATGAGAAATTTTATTGTATTAAAACGAATCTgtatcatttatatttatcagTTCCTTTCtatgtaataattaatgatgaaaatataaatgaaatttTAAAAGTTATTGCAACATATCATAAAGagatatttattaataatataaagcAAATAACATCttga